One Apis cerana isolate GH-2021 linkage group LG15, AcerK_1.0, whole genome shotgun sequence DNA window includes the following coding sequences:
- the LOC107997964 gene encoding cuticle protein-like isoform X1, with amino-acid sequence MILIILLTTFFGRIIATPIANVWLSPVGSLTPLRQYHIQDGSGGYHYSFTGPHHAKSESSLNGITQGAYSYVDANGILQTVTYTADDQNGFRVRASNLPQPPKNDLQTIQDTPEVATGKKNHLEELQKSQLGDPSNYQSNILSYKILPSYFSFAQLTKDDEKNLAVQEIAQTTKNPFLLSRSEAEGIEVPKPDPNLSKISPLATISTSSSSSRSGQQQKDQENPSQLGKLVPLDTIQRPVTLPAPYVLPVLPLHRLLHSSLHHTQDSLGRYDYTYTGDSSAKTESRSLDGTTRGAYSYIDPNGVLQQVHYVADHNGFRVMATNLPEAK; translated from the exons ATGATACTC ATAATTCTGTTAACCACGTTTTTCGGCCGAATAATCGCAACGCCGATCGCAAACGTTTGGCTAAGCCCTGTAGGATCACTGACGCCATTGAGACAATACCATATACAGGACGGATCAGGGGGATATCATTATTCATTCACGGGGCCCCATCACGCAAAATCGGAATCCAGTTTGAACGGAATCACGCAGGGTG CATACTCCTACGTGGATGCAAATGGAATTTTGCAAACGGTGACTTACACGGCGGACGATCAGAATGGATTCAGAGTGCGGGCCAGTAACTTGCCACAGCCTCCTAAGAACGATCTTCAGACCATACAAGATACACCGGAAGTGGCCACGGGGAAGAAGAACCACTTGGAGGAGTTGCAGAAGTCACAATTGGGGGATCCATCGAATTATCAATCGAACATTCTCTCTTACAAAATTCTGCCTTCTTACTTCAGCTTTGCACAGTTGACGAAGGACGACGAGAAGAATTTGGCTGTTCAAGAAATCGCG CAGACCACGAAGAATCCATTCCTCCTCTCGAGATCCGAGGCAGAAGGGATCGAGGTGCCGAAACCGGACCCCAACCTCTCCAAGATATCGCCCCTTGCGACGATCTCGACCTCGTCATCGTCGTCTCGATCTGGCCAACAGCAGAAGGACCAAGAAAATCCCTCGCAGCTCGGCAAACTCGTGCCCCTGGACACGATTCAAAGGCCCGTGACCTTGCCCGCCCCCTACGTACTTCCAGTTTTGCCGTTGCACAGACTGTTGCACAGCTCCCTTCACCACACTCAAGATTCGTTGGGCCGATACGACTACACTTATACCGGGGATTCGAGCGCGAAAACCGAGTCTAGATCGTTGGACGGGACGACGAGGGGTGCTTACAGCTATATCGATCCGAATGGGGTTTTACAACAGGTCCATTACGTGGCCGATCATAATGGATTCAGGGTCATGGCCACCAATCTGCCGGAAGCCAAGTAA
- the LOC107997964 gene encoding uncharacterized protein LOC107997964 isoform X2 — translation MILIILLTTFFGRIIATPIANVWLSPVGSLTPLRQYHIQDGSGGYHYSFTGPHHAKSESSLNGITQGAYSYVDANGILQTVTYTADDQNGFRVRASNLPQPPKNDLQTIQDTPEVATGKKNHLEELQKSQLGDPSNYQSNILSYKILPSYFSFAQLTKDDEKNLAVQEIATTKNPFLLSRSEAEGIEVPKPDPNLSKISPLATISTSSSSSRSGQQQKDQENPSQLGKLVPLDTIQRPVTLPAPYVLPVLPLHRLLHSSLHHTQDSLGRYDYTYTGDSSAKTESRSLDGTTRGAYSYIDPNGVLQQVHYVADHNGFRVMATNLPEAK, via the exons ATGATACTC ATAATTCTGTTAACCACGTTTTTCGGCCGAATAATCGCAACGCCGATCGCAAACGTTTGGCTAAGCCCTGTAGGATCACTGACGCCATTGAGACAATACCATATACAGGACGGATCAGGGGGATATCATTATTCATTCACGGGGCCCCATCACGCAAAATCGGAATCCAGTTTGAACGGAATCACGCAGGGTG CATACTCCTACGTGGATGCAAATGGAATTTTGCAAACGGTGACTTACACGGCGGACGATCAGAATGGATTCAGAGTGCGGGCCAGTAACTTGCCACAGCCTCCTAAGAACGATCTTCAGACCATACAAGATACACCGGAAGTGGCCACGGGGAAGAAGAACCACTTGGAGGAGTTGCAGAAGTCACAATTGGGGGATCCATCGAATTATCAATCGAACATTCTCTCTTACAAAATTCTGCCTTCTTACTTCAGCTTTGCACAGTTGACGAAGGACGACGAGAAGAATTTGGCTGTTCAAGAAATCGCG ACCACGAAGAATCCATTCCTCCTCTCGAGATCCGAGGCAGAAGGGATCGAGGTGCCGAAACCGGACCCCAACCTCTCCAAGATATCGCCCCTTGCGACGATCTCGACCTCGTCATCGTCGTCTCGATCTGGCCAACAGCAGAAGGACCAAGAAAATCCCTCGCAGCTCGGCAAACTCGTGCCCCTGGACACGATTCAAAGGCCCGTGACCTTGCCCGCCCCCTACGTACTTCCAGTTTTGCCGTTGCACAGACTGTTGCACAGCTCCCTTCACCACACTCAAGATTCGTTGGGCCGATACGACTACACTTATACCGGGGATTCGAGCGCGAAAACCGAGTCTAGATCGTTGGACGGGACGACGAGGGGTGCTTACAGCTATATCGATCCGAATGGGGTTTTACAACAGGTCCATTACGTGGCCGATCATAATGGATTCAGGGTCATGGCCACCAATCTGCCGGAAGCCAAGTAA